Proteins encoded within one genomic window of Deltaproteobacteria bacterium HGW-Deltaproteobacteria-2:
- a CDS encoding resolvase: MNKTFAYLRVSTADPDTKKSKSDILKFANDRDMGKINFVEEIIVGKIPWRKRQIKNIIDELGSGDKLIVPELSRLGRSMLEVMEILAVAKEKNIAIYDVKNGWELNGSIQSKIFSIAAEIQRDLISKRTIEALKAAKANGKLLGRPRGSGKSKLDVYREEIISLLKNGSTQIYIAKKYKTTQPNLYNWLKKNKLSNIKPVY, translated from the coding sequence ATGAATAAAACTTTTGCTTATCTAAGGGTCTCTACTGCTGATCCGGACACAAAAAAGAGCAAATCTGATATTCTGAAATTTGCCAACGATAGGGATATGGGGAAGATAAATTTTGTTGAAGAAATAATTGTCGGGAAAATACCTTGGAGAAAGCGCCAAATCAAGAACATTATTGATGAGCTTGGTAGTGGTGATAAATTAATCGTTCCGGAATTGTCAAGATTAGGAAGGTCGATGCTGGAGGTGATGGAGATACTTGCGGTTGCCAAAGAAAAGAATATAGCAATTTATGATGTCAAAAATGGTTGGGAACTAAACGGCAGCATACAATCAAAAATTTTTAGCATTGCAGCAGAAATTCAGAGAGATCTTATAAGCAAACGAACAATAGAAGCTTTAAAAGCGGCGAAGGCAAACGGAAAGCTATTAGGAAGACCCAGAGGTTCGGGAAAGTCAAAACTCGATGTTTACAGGGAAGAAATCATTTCATTGCTTAAAAATGGGTCTACGCAAATCTATATCGCGAAGAAGTATAAGACAACGCAGCCGAATCTTTATAACTGGCTTAAAAAGAACAAACTTTCAAACATTAAGCCTGTATATTAA
- a CDS encoding DUF2784 domain-containing protein, with the protein MDVYNLFADAIILAHFLFIAFVMCGGLLVIRQPRIAFVHLPAALWGAAVEIFGWICPLTPLENHFRNLAGNYQYSGDFILRYLVPVIYPENLTSTIQTVLGISVIVINVFVYTIAIRKHKNAASH; encoded by the coding sequence GTGGATGTGTACAATTTATTTGCCGATGCGATTATTCTGGCTCATTTCTTATTTATCGCATTTGTTATGTGCGGTGGTTTACTGGTCATCCGCCAGCCGCGAATTGCTTTTGTACACCTTCCTGCGGCATTGTGGGGAGCAGCCGTAGAAATTTTTGGATGGATTTGTCCTTTAACACCTTTAGAAAATCATTTTCGTAATCTGGCGGGAAACTACCAATATAGCGGTGACTTTATTTTACGATATCTGGTTCCTGTAATCTATCCGGAAAATCTGACATCTACGATACAAACAGTTCTGGGTATTTCGGTCATCGTAATAAATGTTTTTGTCTACACCATTGCAATACGTAAACACAAAAATGCGGCTAGCCATTAA
- a CDS encoding methylmalonyl-CoA carboxyltransferase produces the protein MSDDLQKDTTQGKIKEFEQKSQSIKMMGGEKQIKKQHGLKKLTARERLDLFFDKDTFQEVQLFVKHRSTLFGLDKKEIPSDGVITGFGKVNGRTVFTAAQDFTSSGGSLGEMHAKKIWKIMDMAIAAQKPFVALNDSGGARIQEGVPSLEGYGGIFYRNTIGSGYIPQITAILGPTAGGAVYSPALADWVFMVKDSSYMYITGPDVIKAAIDEEVTHDELGGAIAHATKSGVCHFVTENDTECIEKIKALLSYLPDSCHAPLPLVDCTDSAQRICTELDTIIPDKTNRVYDMKKIIKSVADNNEMFEPFELWAKNIIIAFIRIMGKPVGVIANNPRFAAGVLDINASDKASRFIRFCDAFNIPLLTFTDVPGYMPGTIQEWAGIIRHGAKLLHAYSEATVPKITVITRKAYGGAYIGMCSKQLGADYVMAWPTAEIAVLGGEGACNIIYRSEISAAADPAAKKAELVAAYEDQFSNPYFAASLGIIEEIIVPHDTRKRIVALLDALKDKKEPRLPKKHNNIPL, from the coding sequence ATGAGTGACGATCTGCAAAAAGACACAACTCAAGGCAAAATCAAAGAGTTTGAGCAAAAAAGTCAATCCATAAAAATGATGGGCGGAGAAAAACAAATTAAGAAACAGCACGGCTTAAAGAAACTTACCGCCCGCGAACGGCTGGATTTGTTTTTTGATAAAGATACTTTTCAGGAAGTTCAACTTTTTGTCAAGCACCGCTCTACTCTCTTTGGTCTGGATAAAAAAGAAATTCCTTCTGACGGCGTTATTACCGGATTTGGTAAAGTTAACGGACGCACAGTTTTTACGGCTGCTCAGGATTTCACTAGTTCCGGCGGCAGTCTGGGTGAAATGCACGCAAAGAAAATATGGAAAATAATGGATATGGCTATTGCCGCCCAAAAACCATTTGTGGCTCTTAATGATTCCGGCGGCGCACGCATTCAGGAAGGTGTTCCCTCTCTGGAGGGTTATGGCGGAATTTTTTACCGCAACACGATAGGCTCAGGTTATATTCCGCAGATTACTGCCATTTTGGGGCCGACAGCCGGAGGTGCCGTTTATTCACCGGCTCTTGCCGACTGGGTTTTTATGGTTAAAGACAGCAGTTATATGTATATCACAGGGCCGGATGTCATAAAAGCCGCCATTGATGAAGAAGTAACCCATGATGAACTGGGCGGAGCTATAGCCCACGCTACAAAAAGCGGCGTTTGTCATTTTGTTACGGAAAACGATACTGAATGCATCGAGAAAATAAAAGCACTTCTTTCCTATCTGCCGGATAGTTGTCACGCTCCCCTTCCTCTGGTTGATTGCACAGACAGCGCTCAACGAATTTGCACGGAACTGGATACGATTATTCCCGATAAGACCAATCGCGTATACGATATGAAGAAAATTATCAAATCTGTCGCTGATAATAATGAAATGTTTGAACCGTTTGAACTCTGGGCGAAAAATATCATCATCGCTTTTATCCGTATTATGGGAAAGCCGGTTGGCGTCATTGCCAATAATCCCCGTTTTGCCGCCGGTGTCCTGGATATAAACGCGTCCGATAAAGCTTCCCGCTTTATCCGCTTCTGTGATGCTTTTAATATTCCGCTTTTGACTTTTACCGACGTTCCCGGATATATGCCGGGAACGATTCAGGAATGGGCAGGGATAATCCGCCACGGCGCCAAGCTTCTCCACGCTTATTCGGAGGCAACTGTGCCGAAAATAACCGTGATAACCCGCAAAGCATACGGCGGAGCATATATCGGCATGTGCAGCAAACAATTAGGCGCTGATTATGTCATGGCATGGCCAACAGCTGAAATTGCCGTTTTGGGCGGAGAAGGAGCCTGCAATATAATTTACCGCAGTGAAATTTCCGCCGCTGCTGATCCGGCAGCCAAAAAAGCTGAACTTGTCGCCGCCTATGAAGATCAATTCAGCAATCCTTATTTTGCTGCATCTCTGGGCATTATCGAAGAAATAATCGTTCCCCACGATACTCGCAAAAGAATTGTGGCGCTGCTGGATGCGCTGAAAGATAAAAAAGAACCACGTTTACCCAAGAAACATAATAACATTCCTCTTTAG
- a CDS encoding tRNA (adenosine(37)-N6)-dimethylallyltransferase MiaA: MEKLPLVIINSPTATGKTELAVNLALEFGGEIISADSMQVYRYLDIGTAKPTVDERKGIKHHLIDVVNPDEEFNAALFAEQARAIIPELAGKGKLVFVVGGTGLYIRALLKGIIDTPDVDENIRNHYRQLRDTQGKKYIYDLLLQRDAVAAAQINPNDSVRVIRALEVLEQTGESITVKQKKHSFSDTPFKTYKIGLQVDRQALKQRIEIRTDKMVADGLLDEVKKVLAMGYKENMKPLQSLGYKQSIGFLHNKYDWQRCVDLIKRDTWQYARRQMTWFAADKEIKWYNSNSFEEIRKNVRNFLKESKMV, from the coding sequence ATGGAAAAGCTGCCGCTGGTTATAATCAATTCGCCGACCGCTACAGGAAAAACCGAATTGGCCGTCAATCTGGCGTTGGAGTTCGGCGGCGAAATCATCAGCGCCGATTCAATGCAGGTTTACCGCTATCTGGATATCGGAACGGCAAAACCAACAGTGGATGAGAGAAAAGGAATCAAACATCACTTAATAGACGTTGTTAATCCGGATGAAGAATTTAACGCCGCTTTATTTGCCGAACAAGCGCGAGCTATTATTCCTGAATTGGCAGGGAAGGGGAAACTCGTTTTTGTTGTGGGAGGGACGGGGCTTTACATCAGAGCGCTGCTCAAAGGAATTATTGATACGCCGGACGTGGATGAAAATATCAGAAATCATTATCGCCAGCTGCGCGACACTCAGGGGAAAAAATATATTTATGACTTATTGCTGCAACGAGATGCTGTCGCTGCCGCTCAAATTAATCCCAATGATTCGGTAAGAGTAATCCGGGCGCTGGAAGTATTGGAACAAACCGGAGAATCAATTACAGTCAAACAAAAAAAGCATTCCTTTTCCGATACTCCTTTCAAGACTTATAAAATCGGTCTGCAAGTTGATCGTCAAGCATTAAAGCAGAGAATTGAAATACGCACGGATAAAATGGTTGCCGATGGACTGCTGGATGAAGTTAAAAAAGTTTTAGCTATGGGATACAAGGAAAATATGAAACCGCTGCAATCACTGGGCTATAAGCAAAGCATCGGATTTCTGCACAATAAGTATGATTGGCAACGTTGCGTAGATTTAATCAAACGTGATACCTGGCAATACGCCCGGCGTCAAATGACATGGTTTGCCGCCGACAAGGAAATCAAATGGTATAATTCTAATTCATTCGAAGAAATCAGGAAAAATGTGAGAAATTTCTTGAAGGAAAGTAAAATGGTTTAA
- a CDS encoding tRNA pseudouridine(38-40) synthase TruA, whose protein sequence is MRNFKMIVEYDGTAYCGWQRQENGLSIQEVLEESIQLITGEKVSVIGSGRTDAGVHALNQVAHFKSNSSLPLDNIYRGLNSVLPKDIVIKEMEEVPDTFHAQHDVKSKIYVYKICNQRLRPALGRNYFWHVRYPLNMELMREATQYLIGTHDFSCFCATNTQVKDHVRTILDIDIKKNDEGIIEIKVVSHGFLKYMVRNIVGTLVDVGRGKREPEEMKAIIESKDRNIAGVTAPACGLFLKEVKY, encoded by the coding sequence ATGCGCAACTTTAAAATGATTGTGGAATATGACGGCACAGCTTATTGTGGATGGCAAAGGCAGGAAAACGGGTTGAGTATCCAGGAGGTATTGGAAGAATCAATACAACTCATAACCGGAGAAAAGGTTTCCGTTATCGGTTCCGGCAGAACGGATGCCGGAGTGCATGCCTTAAATCAGGTCGCCCATTTTAAGAGCAACAGCAGTTTGCCTTTAGATAACATATATAGGGGATTGAACAGTGTATTACCTAAGGACATTGTGATTAAGGAAATGGAAGAGGTTCCCGATACATTTCATGCCCAGCATGACGTTAAGAGCAAAATATATGTTTATAAAATATGCAATCAGCGTTTACGTCCGGCGCTGGGAAGAAACTATTTCTGGCATGTTCGTTATCCCCTCAATATGGAATTAATGAGGGAAGCGACTCAATACTTAATAGGGACGCATGATTTTTCCTGCTTTTGCGCAACAAACACTCAAGTCAAAGATCATGTGCGGACGATTTTGGATATAGACATAAAAAAGAACGATGAAGGAATAATCGAGATTAAAGTGGTATCTCACGGCTTTTTAAAATACATGGTACGAAATATTGTTGGAACTCTTGTTGACGTTGGCAGAGGTAAAAGAGAACCGGAAGAAATGAAGGCAATTATCGAATCTAAAGACAGAAATATTGCCGGAGTTACAGCGCCGGCCTGCGGTCTGTTTTTAAAGGAGGTCAAATACTAA
- a CDS encoding valine--tRNA ligase: protein MAIKELSKAFEPTDAEKRLYDYWLKNNYFHAQDASKAPAFSIVIPPPNVTGMLHMGHALNNTLQDIIIRFKRMQGYNTLWMPGMDHAGIATQNVVEQQLDKEGLSRHDLGREKFIARVWEWKEKYGGVIINQLKRLGCSCDWQRERFTMDDGLSKAVREVFVRLYNEDMIYQGDYIVNWCPRCHTAISDLEVEFKQDASFLWNIRYPFADGSGDIVVATTRPETMLGDTAVAVNPLDFRYRDIVGKFVILPLMNKKIPVIADDYVTMDFGSGAVKITPGSDPNDFAMAQRHQLDIISVMDGHGIINEYGGKYKGQDRYEARKNVLADLEKGGYLVGTEAYAHNVGQCYRCKTDIEPMVSKQWFVKIKPLAKQAIAAVVKEKTRIIPKTWEATYYDWMNNIRDWCISRQLWWGHRIPVWYCDDCGKIIVAMVDPKACPDCGGVSLKQDEDVLDTWFSSALWPFSTLGWPDRTEALKTFYPTSLLITGFDILFFWVARMMMMGLYVMKDVPFKDVYLHALVRDEKGEKMSKSKGNSIDPLLMIDQYGTDAFRFTLAAYTAQGRDVRLSPERIEGYKFFVNKIWNASKLTLTNLADFDESAPVNASGSLPDKWIKTKLNEAIEGVTRSLDEYHFNDASAAIYHFIWHEFCDWYLELSKPVFYGKASPEQRQATQQTLNEVFKTMLQLLHPFMPFVTEELWQALNGSEESSIMVSKFPVVNAEWEDKAAEKEMEMIMDIITSIRNIRGEMRIPPSNKLKVLISAADEQTKKIIETEKGYVLNLANLESLTVEVNLVEPKGVATGVIGATRIFVPLAGVVDITGEKARLEKELAKVSKDLEQSSRKLANRDFCAKAASEIIQKEEEKLKDFQEKFNTLEKAFKKLKEISG from the coding sequence ATGGCAATAAAAGAGTTAAGTAAGGCTTTTGAACCGACTGATGCCGAAAAAAGATTATACGATTACTGGTTAAAAAATAATTATTTTCACGCTCAGGATGCAAGTAAAGCACCAGCTTTTTCTATCGTTATCCCGCCTCCCAATGTGACCGGAATGCTGCATATGGGGCATGCTTTAAATAATACGCTGCAGGATATTATTATCCGCTTCAAAAGAATGCAGGGCTATAACACCCTCTGGATGCCGGGCATGGATCATGCGGGCATTGCCACGCAGAATGTGGTTGAACAGCAATTGGATAAAGAAGGATTATCGCGCCATGACCTGGGGCGCGAAAAATTCATAGCCCGTGTTTGGGAATGGAAAGAAAAATACGGCGGCGTGATTATTAATCAGCTGAAACGTCTGGGCTGTTCCTGCGACTGGCAGAGAGAGCGATTCACTATGGACGATGGCCTGTCTAAAGCTGTGAGAGAAGTATTTGTCCGGCTCTATAATGAGGACATGATTTATCAGGGTGACTACATTGTCAATTGGTGTCCCCGTTGTCACACCGCCATTTCGGATCTGGAAGTCGAATTTAAACAGGACGCAAGCTTTCTCTGGAATATACGTTATCCCTTTGCCGATGGTAGTGGAGATATTGTCGTGGCCACGACCAGACCGGAAACGATGCTGGGTGATACCGCAGTGGCCGTCAATCCCCTGGATTTTCGCTACAGAGATATAGTCGGTAAATTTGTGATTTTGCCATTGATGAACAAAAAAATACCTGTCATTGCCGATGACTATGTGACGATGGATTTCGGCTCAGGAGCTGTTAAGATTACACCGGGTTCCGATCCCAACGACTTTGCCATGGCCCAGCGTCATCAGTTGGATATAATCTCCGTAATGGATGGTCACGGCATCATCAATGAATACGGCGGCAAATACAAAGGACAGGATCGCTATGAGGCGCGTAAGAACGTTTTGGCCGATCTGGAGAAGGGTGGTTATCTGGTCGGTACCGAAGCTTACGCACACAATGTCGGTCAGTGTTATCGCTGCAAAACAGATATAGAACCGATGGTATCCAAACAGTGGTTTGTCAAAATCAAGCCTCTGGCCAAGCAGGCCATTGCGGCTGTAGTGAAGGAGAAAACAAGAATTATACCCAAGACATGGGAAGCTACTTATTATGATTGGATGAACAATATTCGCGACTGGTGTATATCCCGGCAATTGTGGTGGGGGCATCGCATTCCAGTCTGGTATTGCGATGACTGCGGCAAAATTATTGTCGCTATGGTAGATCCTAAGGCGTGTCCTGATTGCGGTGGTGTGTCTCTGAAACAGGATGAAGATGTTCTGGATACCTGGTTTAGTTCCGCGCTCTGGCCTTTTTCCACTTTAGGTTGGCCCGATAGAACCGAAGCTCTTAAAACATTCTATCCCACATCACTTTTAATTACCGGTTTTGATATTCTTTTCTTCTGGGTGGCCCGCATGATGATGATGGGTCTTTATGTGATGAAAGACGTTCCCTTTAAAGATGTTTACCTGCATGCTTTGGTGCGCGATGAAAAAGGGGAGAAAATGAGTAAGTCAAAAGGCAACAGTATTGATCCGCTTTTGATGATCGATCAATACGGTACAGACGCGTTTCGTTTCACACTGGCCGCCTACACCGCGCAGGGACGCGACGTGCGCCTCTCTCCGGAACGCATAGAGGGCTACAAATTTTTTGTCAATAAAATCTGGAATGCGTCCAAGCTTACGCTCACTAATCTGGCGGATTTCGATGAATCAGCGCCGGTGAATGCTTCTGGTTCATTGCCCGATAAGTGGATCAAAACAAAGCTGAATGAAGCCATTGAAGGAGTCACCCGCAGTCTGGATGAATATCATTTCAACGATGCCTCCGCAGCTATTTACCACTTCATATGGCATGAATTCTGCGACTGGTATCTGGAATTAAGCAAGCCTGTGTTTTATGGTAAGGCAAGTCCGGAACAAAGGCAAGCAACCCAGCAAACTTTAAATGAAGTATTTAAGACAATGCTGCAACTCTTACATCCCTTTATGCCTTTTGTCACAGAAGAGCTTTGGCAGGCACTGAACGGAAGCGAAGAAAGTTCCATTATGGTCAGTAAATTCCCTGTTGTCAACGCGGAATGGGAAGACAAAGCGGCTGAAAAAGAGATGGAAATGATAATGGACATTATTACCTCTATACGAAACATACGCGGTGAAATGAGGATTCCGCCTTCGAATAAATTAAAGGTTTTAATCTCCGCTGCGGATGAGCAAACAAAAAAAATAATTGAGACCGAAAAAGGTTACGTTTTAAATCTGGCCAATCTTGAATCACTGACCGTCGAAGTAAACCTGGTTGAACCCAAAGGCGTGGCAACCGGTGTTATCGGTGCCACGAGAATTTTCGTTCCTCTGGCCGGTGTTGTGGATATCACCGGGGAGAAAGCCAGGTTAGAAAAGGAATTGGCAAAAGTGTCCAAAGATTTGGAGCAGAGTTCCAGAAAACTTGCCAATCGTGATTTCTGTGCCAAAGCCGCTTCGGAAATTATTCAGAAGGAAGAAGAAAAATTAAAAGACTTTCAGGAAAAATTCAACACTCTGGAAAAGGCGTTCAAGAAACTCAAAGAGATTTCCGGGTGA
- the nadC gene encoding nicotinate-nucleotide diphosphorylase (carboxylating): MVSEPIKKIIKYALAEDIGTGDITTQATVSPKKKGRAIAIAKEDFIIAGIDVFAETFQFLDENTKIKKLMNDGRRAKKGDVIAEVSGSLSNILQAERVALNLFQRMCGIATLTAKYVKAVRGTKVKILDTRKTVPGLRILDKMAVRIGGGRNHRIGLYDGVLIKDNHIEAAGDITSAVKAQRKNPFMKIEVETKNIKEVKEALKCDVDVIMLDNMGVPAMKKAVDYVNGRTLLEASGNVSLKNVADIAAIGVDFISIGELTHSVRAADISLKIIA; encoded by the coding sequence ATGGTTTCGGAACCGATCAAAAAAATTATTAAATATGCGCTGGCCGAAGATATCGGCACCGGTGATATAACTACGCAGGCCACCGTCAGTCCCAAAAAAAAGGGCAGAGCGATTGCTATTGCCAAGGAAGATTTTATTATCGCCGGAATTGATGTTTTTGCTGAAACTTTTCAATTTTTGGATGAAAATACAAAGATTAAGAAATTAATGAATGACGGACGCCGGGCAAAGAAAGGTGATGTCATTGCCGAAGTCTCCGGCAGTTTGTCCAATATCTTACAGGCTGAGCGGGTTGCACTGAATTTGTTTCAACGCATGTGCGGCATTGCCACTCTCACGGCTAAATATGTAAAAGCGGTTCGCGGTACAAAAGTCAAAATTCTGGACACGCGTAAGACAGTGCCGGGATTGCGCATTCTGGATAAAATGGCTGTGCGTATTGGAGGCGGACGCAATCACCGCATCGGTCTGTACGATGGAGTATTGATTAAAGATAATCATATCGAAGCTGCGGGTGACATTACTTCCGCTGTAAAGGCACAAAGAAAAAATCCTTTCATGAAAATTGAAGTCGAAACTAAGAACATCAAAGAAGTAAAAGAAGCCCTGAAGTGCGATGTTGATGTCATCATGCTTGATAACATGGGTGTTCCGGCAATGAAAAAAGCCGTTGATTACGTGAATGGACGCACTCTTCTGGAAGCATCCGGCAATGTCAGCCTAAAGAATGTTGCCGATATCGCCGCCATCGGAGTAGATTTTATTTCGATAGGAGAACTCACTCATTCTGTCCGCGCCGCCGATATTTCACTAAAAATTATAGCGTAA
- a CDS encoding methionine--tRNA ligase produces FLNGRQVVGRCPISGCASEKGYADECSLGHPYEPKELINPTSTLSGDVPEMRDVSNWYIDLVKFRPQLEKWLETLHDVPGCRGFMVSAIQEFLEPPTIYVKLDQLEALEAVKDQLPEHKRKEGKNKTIPLIFDSLEKREIASSLLTKHSIRYRNGKTLVPFRLTGNIEWSIPCPDIEGLTGLTFWVWPESLWAPISFTATYLESQGKHKDDWKKWWCSKDAQVYQFIGEDNIYFYSLAEMSMFMGDQGKEFSFDPEEGQLQLPKLIANNHILFFDKKASSSGKLKPPMARELLNYYTAEQLRAHFFALGLGIRSVGFQPKPLNPAAKEKDADPVL; encoded by the coding sequence TATTCCTAAACGGTCGCCAGGTCGTGGGCCGTTGCCCAATTTCGGGTTGTGCGTCCGAAAAGGGTTATGCCGACGAGTGCTCGCTTGGCCACCCATATGAGCCAAAAGAGTTGATTAACCCCACAAGCACTCTTTCAGGCGACGTGCCCGAAATGAGAGATGTTTCTAATTGGTACATTGATCTGGTGAAATTCAGGCCGCAGCTTGAGAAATGGCTTGAAACACTTCATGATGTTCCGGGATGCCGAGGTTTCATGGTAAGCGCAATTCAGGAATTCCTTGAACCGCCCACGATCTATGTGAAGCTTGATCAGCTTGAGGCCCTGGAGGCAGTTAAGGATCAGCTTCCCGAACATAAGCGCAAAGAAGGCAAAAATAAAACCATCCCTCTAATTTTTGACAGTCTTGAAAAAAGAGAGATTGCCAGCTCCCTGCTCACAAAGCATTCTATCAGGTACCGCAATGGAAAAACCCTGGTGCCGTTCCGCTTGACCGGCAATATTGAATGGAGCATCCCCTGTCCGGATATTGAAGGTTTGACCGGTCTAACTTTTTGGGTGTGGCCGGAATCTCTGTGGGCTCCAATTTCCTTTACTGCGACTTATCTTGAAAGCCAAGGAAAACACAAGGATGATTGGAAAAAATGGTGGTGTTCAAAGGATGCGCAAGTTTACCAGTTCATCGGTGAAGACAATATTTACTTCTACAGCCTCGCTGAGATGTCGATGTTCATGGGAGACCAGGGCAAAGAGTTCAGCTTTGATCCGGAAGAAGGACAACTCCAGTTACCCAAACTTATTGCCAATAATCATATTTTGTTCTTTGATAAAAAGGCAAGCAGCAGTGGAAAACTGAAACCGCCTATGGCGCGCGAACTGCTTAACTACTACACAGCCGAACAATTGCGAGCTCACTTCTTTGCGCTTGGCCTTGGGATCAGAAGTGTCGGCTTTCAACCCAAACCCCTGAACCCTGCAGCCAAGGAAAAGGACGCAGATCCTGTACT
- a CDS encoding dTDP-4-dehydrorhamnose reductase, whose amino-acid sequence MKILLLGHKGMLGSDLLSKLSKEHEVVGMDKDEINIVSAGECKKAIEETKPDIVINAAAFTNVDGCETAKEECFAVNAEAVKNIAENCRDRNIRVIHFSTDYVFNGKAKQPYKEDDKCNPINVYGQSKLAGEKYLQSLSENYVLIRTSWLYGVKGKNFVQTILEKAKSKSFIDDTMARTNAKADKPSTLSVVDDQIGSPTYTKDLAAAVALLIEKNAQGIFHITNRGACSWYQFAVKILKESGFDKIEVKPIKSSQLQRPAKRPAYSVMDMQKFVQTTGKAMQPWQLALQDYLRSCKL is encoded by the coding sequence GTGAAGATATTATTGCTGGGACATAAAGGAATGCTGGGGAGCGATCTTCTTTCAAAACTATCAAAGGAACATGAAGTTGTTGGAATGGATAAGGACGAAATTAATATTGTTTCCGCAGGCGAATGTAAAAAGGCTATAGAAGAAACAAAGCCGGATATCGTTATCAATGCCGCGGCTTTCACCAATGTTGACGGCTGTGAAACGGCAAAAGAAGAATGCTTTGCCGTCAATGCCGAAGCGGTGAAGAATATTGCCGAGAACTGCCGCGATAGAAATATCCGCGTAATTCATTTCAGCACCGATTATGTTTTTAACGGAAAAGCAAAACAACCTTACAAAGAAGATGATAAATGTAATCCGATTAACGTTTATGGACAATCGAAATTAGCGGGAGAGAAATATCTGCAATCTCTTTCCGAAAATTATGTGCTGATTCGTACTTCCTGGTTATACGGAGTAAAGGGTAAAAATTTTGTTCAGACTATTCTGGAAAAAGCAAAGTCTAAAAGCTTTATAGATGACACTATGGCAAGAACAAATGCAAAAGCAGATAAACCATCAACTCTATCGGTAGTTGATGATCAGATCGGGTCGCCTACTTATACAAAAGATTTGGCGGCTGCGGTAGCCCTGCTCATTGAAAAAAACGCTCAGGGAATATTTCATATAACCAACAGGGGAGCCTGCAGTTGGTATCAGTTCGCTGTCAAGATTTTAAAAGAATCTGGTTTTGATAAAATTGAAGTGAAGCCTATTAAATCCAGTCAGCTTCAAAGACCGGCCAAACGCCCGGCATATAGTGTCATGGATATGCAAAAATTTGTTCAAACAACCGGAAAGGCAATGCAACCGTGGCAACTCGCTCTGCAGGATTATCTGAGAAGCTGCAAATTATAA